Proteins encoded within one genomic window of Komagataella phaffii GS115 chromosome 3, complete sequence:
- a CDS encoding Ferrochelatase produces the protein MLNRRFQSTVSSSLNKGTGIVFMNMGGPSTVKETYDFLFRLFSDGDLIPFGRFQNILARFIASRRTPKIESYYKAIGGGSPIRKWSEYQSSKLCEKLDIISPQSAPHKPYVAFRYANPLTEDTLQKMKNDGITKAIAFSQYPQFSYSTTGSSINELYRQSKILDPDQSIKWTVIDRWPDHPALVKTFAAHIKDTLNRFKTENGLTDTKDVVLQFSAHSLPMDIVNKGDSYPAEVAASVFAIMKELNFSNPYKLTWQSQVGPKPWLGAQTEKITKQLASSDVPGVVLVPIAFTSDHIETLHELDIELIQELPNPSKVKRVESLNGDQTFIDSLAELVKSHIDSKVVFSNQLPLDSMLGVVSDNSLTDPKEFFRAH, from the coding sequence ATGCTTAACCGTCGTTTCCAATCTACCGTGTCCTCGAGTCTGAACAAGGGCACTGGAATAGTGTTCATGAATATGGGTGGTCCCTCCACTGTCAAGGAAACCTATGACTTTTTATTTCGTCTTTTCTCGGACGGAGATTTAATCCCGTTTGGCAGATTTCAGAACATCCTGGCCCGCTTCATTGCAAGTAGAAGAACACCCAAAATTGAATCCTACTACAAAGCTATCGGAGGTGGGTCTCCTATCCGAAAGTGGTCTGAATACCAGAGTTCTAAACTATGTGAAAAATTAGACATTATCAGTCCACAATCGGCTCCTCATAAGCCTTATGTTGCCTTCAGATACGCTAATCCTCTCACTGAAGATACTTTacaaaagatgaaaaatgatGGAATTACTAAGGCCATTGCCTTTTCTCAATATCCGCAATTTAGTTATTCAACCACCGGATCATCGATTAACGAACTTTACAGGCAATCGAAAATTTTGGACCCTGATCAATCTATTAAATGGACAGTTATAGATCGCTGGCCTGACCACCCAGCCTTAGTTAAAACTTTCGCAGCTCATATCAAAGATACTCTAAACAGattcaaaactgaaaatggACTGACTGACACAAAAGACGTCGTCCTCCAATTCAGTGCTCATTCTTTACCAATGGATATTGTCAATAAAGGAGATTCGTATCCTGCAGAAGTCGCAGCGAGTGTCTTTGCCATTATGAAAGAACTTAACTTCTCAAATCCTTATAAATTAACCTGGCAATCACAGGTTGGCCCAAAGCCTTGGCTGGGTGctcaaactgaaaaaattaCCAAGCAGCTAGCATCCAGTGATGTTCCTGGAGTCGTTTTGGTTCCTATTGCCTTTACCTCTGATCATATTGAAACTCTCCATGAACTGGATATTGAACTGATTCAAGAACTACCTAATCCTTCAAAAGTAAAGCGAGTTGAATCGTTGAACGGAGACCAAACTTTCATTGACTCCTTGGCAGAACTAGTGAAGAGTCACATTGATTCGAAGGTTGTATTTTCCAACCAGTTGCCATTGGATTCCATGCTGGGAGTAGTGTCAGATAATTCCCTCACAGATCCAAAAGAGTTTTTCAGAGCCCATTGA